Proteins encoded in a region of the Halarcobacter mediterraneus genome:
- a CDS encoding ABC transporter substrate-binding protein, producing MKKIYFLIILTIVFVCIFLFSKLKEEKSIKIGFVGALTGKYSVLGNAMVNGVLLAFEENNYELNGRKIELVFKDDKQNEELNKQIINAFIEDDIKIIIGNVTSSMSKVSMSIINKVNDMFMISASSASNEFAGIDDNFFRVHVANNTQRFDSFSNYIIKNNYKNIYGIYDPHNKTYSMDYLLNLEKALILKKENSFINYASSNDDLTKLIENLNELKPDLILICANSVDTARLVQYFRLKGLSIPIASSEWAMTPSFIENAGKSSEGVIFNIDYNAKADNLVYKTFVKKYLDKYGIYPSMFASKAYELSNIIIEMLKKGKETQIKENILAKKEFDGLQGKIIFDDNGDVSRKFNTFVVVNGEFKKVDD from the coding sequence ATGAAAAAAATATATTTTTTAATAATCTTAACAATAGTTTTTGTTTGCATCTTTTTATTTAGTAAATTAAAAGAAGAAAAAAGTATTAAAATTGGATTCGTTGGAGCTTTAACTGGAAAATATTCGGTTTTAGGGAATGCTATGGTAAATGGTGTTTTATTGGCTTTTGAAGAAAATAATTATGAATTAAATGGGAGAAAAATTGAATTAGTATTTAAAGATGATAAACAAAATGAAGAATTAAATAAACAAATAATAAATGCTTTTATAGAAGATGATATTAAAATTATAATTGGGAATGTAACTAGTTCTATGTCAAAGGTTTCTATGTCAATAATTAATAAAGTTAATGATATGTTTATGATTTCAGCATCTTCAGCTAGTAATGAATTTGCAGGTATAGATGACAATTTCTTCAGAGTTCATGTGGCAAACAATACTCAAAGATTTGATTCTTTTTCAAACTATATAATTAAAAATAATTACAAAAATATATATGGAATTTATGATCCCCATAATAAAACTTATTCAATGGATTATTTGTTAAACTTAGAAAAAGCTCTTATCTTAAAAAAGGAAAACTCTTTTATCAATTATGCAAGTAGTAATGATGATTTAACTAAACTTATTGAAAATCTAAATGAACTAAAACCAGACTTGATTTTAATTTGTGCAAACTCTGTAGATACTGCAAGGCTTGTTCAATATTTTAGATTAAAAGGTCTATCTATCCCTATTGCTTCATCTGAGTGGGCAATGACACCATCTTTTATAGAAAATGCTGGAAAATCATCAGAGGGAGTTATTTTCAATATTGATTATAATGCAAAAGCAGATAACTTAGTATATAAAACTTTCGTAAAAAAATATTTAGATAAATATGGTATTTATCCATCAATGTTTGCTTCTAAGGCATATGAGTTAAGTAATATTATTATAGAAATGTTAAAAAAGGGGAAAGAAACTCAAATAAAAGAAAATATATTAGCAAAAAAAGAGTTTGATGGTTTACAAGGAAAAATAATTTTTGATGACAATGGAGATGTAAGCAGAAAATTTAACACTTTTGTAGTGGTTAATGGGGAGTTTAAAAAAGTAGATGACTAA
- a CDS encoding MTH1187 family thiamine-binding protein, whose product MSILLEMAMFPTDQSESKSEYVAQVIEVIRDSGFDYQLTSMGTIIETKELSQALEIIQKCYDVLDKAGCNRVYSTLTFDIRKNHKNRLKTKVESIENKIGSVSK is encoded by the coding sequence TTGAGTATTTTATTAGAAATGGCAATGTTCCCAACTGATCAAAGTGAAAGTAAAAGTGAATATGTTGCACAAGTAATAGAAGTGATAAGAGATTCTGGCTTTGATTATCAATTGACATCAATGGGAACAATAATTGAAACTAAAGAGTTATCACAAGCTTTAGAAATCATTCAAAAGTGTTATGATGTTTTAGATAAAGCAGGATGTAATAGAGTTTATTCAACTTTAACTTTTGATATTAGAAAAAATCATAAAAATAGACTTAAGACTAAAGTTGAATCTATAGAAAACAAAATAGGTTCTGTTTCAAAATAA
- a CDS encoding ankyrin repeat domain-containing protein encodes MLKKLIKSNKPSKENLINALLNPVFNQEEVDFNYTEDINLNEKNEQKESLLHISARNAYLESFKWLLKQGLGLEDQTLNKETPLFYAVKSNNYTMMKFLIEEGANTNHKNIYNRTALQEAVIEGNKTYKLLLENTNDLNNKDIYGNNLIFDAVSNGSNEIVNSILKNKKIDINCINNDKNTILHKESVLKNHELALNLLENGANPTLVDKDGKNFLFYAILNGIENELIIDKAIEYGCEVNYKDFEEKTVLNHVVSLYLKARRDNSNEDESFFKLIKKLISYDINVNSLDKKEETVLFEAIRSEDNQLINLFLNLNVFNINHKNIEGQTILSEACFKGFENIEIIEKLLSFGADVNIRDNEDSTIIEKLIELILHYQNQKKIDSKLLLKSHIEHNYYDLLEYLLKNTKVDLKKYNSKSKPLFFDVVLYYNFELFKLLKYYGININQKDLEHCNVIFYLIKNAHTENPKKQKLYLTTLQNLINLGVNINEKDENGASALHIAILDKGIYTVKLLLNAKPNYKATDNKGRTIIHNVVWKDCSRTFRLINSYDNTIVNKADTFGILPINYAAFMGKYDLVITMLDEYAHINNTNKIDKKMLEFFKKYHKNILTLPEHAKNAVDEKNLKLLKETMKKEFFII; translated from the coding sequence ATGTTAAAGAAATTAATAAAAAGTAATAAGCCTTCAAAAGAAAATTTAATAAACGCTCTATTAAACCCAGTTTTTAATCAAGAAGAAGTAGATTTTAATTATACTGAAGATATTAATCTAAATGAAAAAAATGAACAAAAAGAGTCTTTATTGCATATTAGTGCAAGAAATGCTTATTTAGAATCATTCAAATGGCTATTAAAGCAAGGACTTGGATTAGAGGACCAAACTTTAAATAAAGAAACACCCCTATTCTATGCGGTTAAATCAAATAATTATACAATGATGAAATTTCTTATTGAAGAAGGTGCTAATACAAATCATAAAAATATATATAATAGAACTGCTCTACAAGAAGCTGTAATAGAAGGGAATAAAACTTATAAACTTTTATTGGAAAATACTAATGATTTAAATAATAAAGACATTTATGGAAATAACTTAATATTTGATGCCGTTTCAAATGGTAGTAATGAAATTGTAAATAGCATTTTAAAAAATAAAAAAATAGACATTAATTGCATAAATAATGATAAAAACACTATTCTCCATAAAGAAAGTGTTTTAAAAAACCATGAACTTGCATTAAATTTGCTTGAAAATGGAGCCAATCCAACTTTAGTTGACAAAGATGGAAAAAACTTTTTATTTTATGCTATTTTAAACGGCATAGAAAATGAACTTATAATAGATAAAGCTATTGAATATGGTTGTGAAGTAAATTATAAAGACTTTGAAGAAAAAACTGTATTAAATCATGTAGTATCACTTTATTTAAAAGCAAGAAGAGATAATTCAAATGAAGATGAATCTTTTTTTAAACTTATTAAAAAACTAATTTCATATGATATCAATGTTAACAGTCTAGATAAGAAAGAAGAAACTGTTTTATTTGAGGCTATAAGAAGTGAAGACAATCAACTTATTAATCTTTTTCTTAATTTAAATGTATTTAATATAAATCATAAAAATATTGAAGGACAAACAATATTAAGTGAAGCCTGCTTTAAAGGTTTCGAAAATATAGAAATTATTGAAAAGCTATTATCTTTTGGAGCTGATGTAAATATAAGAGATAATGAAGACTCAACGATAATAGAAAAACTTATAGAATTAATTTTGCACTATCAAAATCAAAAAAAGATAGATTCAAAACTTTTATTGAAATCTCATATTGAACATAATTACTATGATTTATTAGAGTATTTATTAAAAAACACAAAAGTAGACTTAAAAAAATATAATTCAAAGAGTAAACCTTTATTTTTTGATGTAGTTTTATACTACAATTTTGAATTATTTAAGTTGTTAAAATATTATGGAATAAATATCAATCAAAAAGATTTAGAACATTGTAATGTAATATTTTATTTAATTAAAAATGCTCATACTGAAAACCCTAAAAAACAAAAACTTTATTTAACAACTTTACAAAATTTGATTAACTTAGGAGTAAATATTAATGAAAAAGATGAAAATGGTGCTAGTGCATTGCATATAGCAATACTGGATAAAGGAATATATACAGTAAAACTTTTACTAAATGCAAAACCAAACTATAAAGCAACGGATAATAAAGGACGTACTATCATTCACAATGTAGTATGGAAAGATTGTTCAAGAACTTTTAGGTTAATCAACTCTTATGATAATACAATAGTAAACAAAGCAGATACTTTTGGAATACTTCCCATAAATTATGCAGCCTTTATGGGTAAATATGATTTAGTAATAACAATGCTTGATGAATATGCACATATAAATAATACAAACAAAATAGATAAAAAAATGTTAGAATTCTTTAAAAAATACCACAAAAATATTTTAACTTTGCCAGAACATGCAAAAAATGCAGTTGATGAAAAAAATTTAAAACTCCTAAAAGAAACTATGAAAAAAGAATTTTTCATTATTTAA
- a CDS encoding ABC transporter substrate-binding protein — translation MKKVFIAFFFFSFLVFLLFRGLYEDKIKIGFLAGLSGKYSEVGHSLLNGTKLAFEEIDYELNGKEIEIISKDDRQEEAYVKLAIEEFRQNNVKLILGSGTSYMTNVALKFFDDEYQPIIFSASASSNSFSKKDDNFLRTHVSQSPESFTKLSNYLIKNNIRNIYAIYDSNNSTYSKNYIKNFEKSFISKGGNKFFDLQEISSNFSFILENIKKIENIDAIVIIGTPLDSSKLVQYLKINGINKPIIGSSWEKGTTLLENGGKYIEGMIFLSSFNSNSQKKSYLDFVDKYKNKYDSFPDLFALQAYETAKITIEVLKNNDNLDSFKETLLKMKDFNGLQSEIIFDKYGDSQRDYFLMTIKNGVYQELKDK, via the coding sequence ATGAAAAAAGTATTTATAGCCTTTTTCTTTTTTAGTTTTTTAGTTTTTTTACTTTTTAGAGGTTTATATGAAGATAAAATTAAGATAGGATTTTTAGCTGGTCTTAGTGGTAAATATTCTGAGGTAGGACACTCTTTATTAAATGGGACAAAGCTTGCTTTTGAAGAAATTGATTATGAATTAAATGGTAAAGAAATTGAAATTATCTCAAAAGATGATAGGCAAGAAGAAGCTTATGTAAAACTTGCAATTGAAGAGTTTCGTCAAAATAATGTTAAATTAATTTTAGGTAGTGGCACTAGCTATATGACTAATGTTGCCTTAAAGTTTTTTGATGATGAATATCAACCTATAATCTTCTCTGCATCAGCAAGTAGTAATAGCTTTTCTAAAAAAGATGATAACTTTTTAAGAACACATGTTTCTCAGTCTCCAGAAAGTTTTACCAAACTATCAAATTACTTAATTAAAAATAATATTAGAAATATTTATGCAATTTATGACTCAAATAATAGCACTTATAGTAAAAATTATATAAAAAATTTTGAAAAATCTTTCATATCTAAAGGTGGAAATAAATTTTTTGATCTTCAAGAAATTTCAAGTAATTTTTCTTTCATTTTAGAAAATATTAAAAAAATAGAAAATATTGATGCAATAGTTATAATTGGAACACCTTTGGATTCTTCAAAACTAGTTCAATATTTAAAAATAAATGGTATAAATAAACCAATAATTGGTTCAAGTTGGGAAAAAGGTACTACTCTTTTAGAAAATGGTGGAAAATATATTGAAGGAATGATTTTTTTAAGTTCCTTTAATAGTAATTCACAAAAAAAATCTTATTTAGATTTTGTAGATAAGTATAAAAATAAGTATGATAGTTTTCCTGATCTTTTTGCATTACAAGCATATGAAACTGCAAAAATTACTATTGAAGTTTTAAAGAATAATGACAATTTGGATAGTTTTAAAGAAACTTTATTAAAAATGAAAGATTTTAATGGACTACAAAGTGAAATAATTTTTGATAAATATGGAGATAGTCAAAGAGATTATTTTTTAATGACTATAAAAAATGGCGTTTATCAGGAATTAAAGGATAAATAA
- a CDS encoding ribonuclease HII encodes MLCGIDEAGRGPLAGPLVVVGVILKEKVEGLNDSKQLSEKKREKLFDEIKQKSFYHVVFTDSKTIDEKGLSACLKLSIKEIMENLKKEASSFLMDGNTSFGIQNLQYKIKADATVEEVSAASILAKVSRDNYMKEIALKFPKYIFEKHKGYGTKAHIELIKEYGRCEEHRTTFKIKGIDDILNQDSLF; translated from the coding sequence ATGTTATGTGGAATTGATGAGGCAGGAAGAGGTCCTTTAGCTGGTCCTTTAGTTGTAGTTGGGGTAATTTTAAAAGAGAAGGTTGAAGGATTAAACGACTCAAAACAATTAAGTGAAAAAAAAAGAGAAAAACTATTTGATGAAATAAAACAGAAAAGTTTTTATCATGTTGTCTTTACTGACTCTAAAACTATTGATGAAAAAGGCTTAAGTGCTTGCTTAAAACTATCGATAAAAGAAATTATGGAAAACCTAAAAAAAGAAGCTAGTAGTTTTTTAATGGATGGAAATACTTCATTTGGAATACAAAATTTACAATATAAAATAAAAGCTGATGCAACAGTTGAAGAAGTAAGTGCTGCCTCAATTTTAGCCAAAGTCAGTCGAGATAATTATATGAAAGAAATTGCTTTAAAATTTCCTAAATATATTTTTGAAAAACATAAAGGTTATGGAACTAAAGCCCATATAGAGTTAATAAAAGAATATGGAAGATGTGAAGAACATCGAACTACTTTTAAAATAAAAGGAATAGACGATATTCTAAATCAAGATAGTTTATTTTGA
- a CDS encoding ATP-binding protein: MTKVKSIKKEIFQVLIFFSISLIIVVGILTAWNLYNSKIEIIKHNQNQVLKQVDKEVNKLLINIEKIAQYIASNYDRNNLLLKNIVEINNNISSVLILSEEGVIKDFHAISNLNIYKGFDYSNKVYFRKLTDNLNSYWSNVFLSSIDEEPTISYSFKMEKSIGVIMIRLTELSDFLQRFKSQDNSHMIRIFDGSGVMIINPDAKHLVLQRYNASSSPVFTQLINKEKPFTQTIFKSLSLKSNQFGAYTKIKKTSWSILVRDNHNIIMKSLISLLVSIGLIIFFFIALSIFLSIRLSKNIFSSFDKLQTITSKIADGHYNVELNDLHYKELNNLLKSFNKMQVEIDKREDNLEKSLHSFKSLFNSTMESIVLTKNGKIVDVNDITLKLFNTESKKEFIGKQMFDFIEEDYHDLVKSNLIKNTQPYEVELIRPDGKRLQALVQGKIIEFEGKELRLTAVIDITELKQKDQLLFQQSKMASMGEMIGNIAHQWRQPLNTISTCASGIKFEKEFGVLNNDRIVETMDIIVDNTQFLSKTIDDFRNFFKSDKNSEKFLIKDIVDQALKILNASLKNYDIEVSKKYLDEEFYYEGLSNEFVQVIINLINNSKDAFISNKVADRFIFITESIENNKFILEIKDNAGGIPSEIVDKIFEPYFTTKHKSQGTGIGLYMSHQIIVDHMHGNLSVKNINMHIDSKTYIGASFKIELPLE, encoded by the coding sequence ATGACTAAAGTAAAAAGTATAAAAAAAGAGATTTTTCAAGTATTAATTTTCTTTTCAATCTCATTAATAATAGTAGTTGGTATTTTAACTGCTTGGAATTTATATAATTCAAAAATTGAAATTATAAAACATAATCAGAATCAGGTCTTAAAACAAGTTGATAAAGAAGTAAATAAACTCTTGATAAATATTGAAAAAATTGCTCAATATATTGCTTCAAATTATGATAGAAATAATTTGCTTCTTAAAAATATTGTAGAAATAAACAATAATATTTCTTCAGTATTAATTTTAAGTGAAGAAGGTGTAATTAAAGACTTTCACGCAATTTCTAATTTAAATATATATAAAGGCTTTGATTATTCAAATAAGGTTTACTTTAGAAAATTGACAGATAATTTAAACTCTTATTGGAGTAATGTATTTTTGTCTTCAATTGATGAGGAACCAACAATTTCTTATAGTTTTAAAATGGAAAAAAGTATTGGTGTTATTATGATTAGATTAACTGAATTGTCAGATTTTTTACAAAGGTTTAAATCTCAAGATAATAGCCATATGATTAGAATTTTTGATGGAAGTGGAGTTATGATAATAAATCCTGATGCAAAACATCTTGTTTTACAAAGATATAATGCAAGTTCTTCTCCTGTATTTACTCAATTGATAAATAAAGAAAAGCCTTTTACTCAAACTATTTTTAAATCATTAAGTTTAAAATCAAATCAATTTGGAGCTTATACAAAAATAAAAAAAACATCTTGGAGTATTTTAGTTAGAGATAATCATAATATTATAATGAAGTCTTTAATCTCATTACTTGTTTCTATAGGTTTAATTATTTTCTTTTTTATTGCATTATCGATATTTTTAAGTATTCGTCTTTCAAAAAATATTTTTAGCTCTTTTGATAAACTTCAAACTATAACTTCTAAAATTGCTGATGGACATTATAATGTTGAATTGAATGATTTGCATTATAAGGAATTGAATAATTTATTAAAAAGTTTTAATAAAATGCAAGTTGAGATAGATAAAAGAGAAGATAATTTGGAAAAATCATTACATAGTTTTAAATCTTTATTTAATTCTACCATGGAATCAATTGTTCTTACAAAAAATGGAAAAATTGTTGATGTAAATGATATTACTTTAAAATTATTTAACACTGAATCAAAAAAAGAATTTATTGGTAAACAAATGTTTGATTTTATTGAAGAAGATTATCATGATTTAGTTAAATCAAATTTGATAAAAAATACGCAACCTTACGAAGTTGAATTAATCAGACCTGATGGAAAAAGATTACAAGCTTTAGTTCAAGGAAAAATTATTGAATTTGAAGGAAAAGAATTAAGATTAACTGCTGTAATTGATATTACAGAATTAAAACAAAAAGATCAACTACTTTTTCAACAAAGTAAAATGGCTTCAATGGGGGAGATGATAGGTAATATAGCTCACCAATGGAGACAACCTTTAAATACAATAAGTACTTGTGCTAGTGGAATCAAGTTTGAAAAAGAGTTTGGTGTATTAAATAATGATAGAATAGTTGAAACTATGGATATTATAGTTGACAATACTCAATTTTTATCAAAAACAATAGATGACTTTAGGAATTTTTTTAAATCAGATAAAAATTCAGAGAAATTCTTAATAAAAGATATTGTAGATCAAGCCTTAAAAATTCTAAATGCAAGTTTAAAAAATTATGATATAGAAGTTTCAAAAAAGTATTTAGATGAAGAGTTTTATTATGAAGGTTTGTCTAATGAGTTTGTACAAGTGATTATCAATCTAATAAATAATTCAAAAGATGCTTTTATCTCAAATAAAGTAGCAGATAGATTTATTTTTATTACGGAAAGCATAGAAAATAATAAATTTATTTTAGAAATAAAAGATAATGCCGGTGGAATACCTAGTGAAATAGTAGATAAAATATTTGAACCATATTTTACTACTAAACATAAGTCACAAGGTACAGGTATAGGTCTTTATATGTCTCATCAAATTATTGTTGATCATATGCATGGAAATTTGAGTGTAAAAAATATTAATATGCATATAGATTCAAAAACTTATATAGGGGCGAGCTTTAAAATAGAACTTCCTTTAGAATAA